A window of Treponema sp. J25 contains these coding sequences:
- a CDS encoding MobA/MobL family protein: MAIYHLHVKVLTRSKGHSAIKASAYRSGTKLKTLDGTTVDYSNRKDIITLPIYGNNLPDWATERQTLWESIERAEKRKDARLAREIEFALPIELSEREKLDCVETMSKVFWDSFYIPVDVVIHNKPDNPHVHMLIPTRELTPDGWGKKIRWMDNKEFVLGIRRIWQDVANKYLERYQKKIDHRSYKERGIDKVPQKHLGKKFWIEIKKAIKIGIDIVLNQFENENKKTEQDTTAPLQVPQQEPERLQRIQEKKRSRDRGRGIEL; the protein is encoded by the coding sequence ATGGCCATCTATCACCTGCACGTTAAGGTCCTGACCCGCAGCAAGGGCCACAGCGCAATAAAAGCGTCGGCCTATCGCTCCGGAACAAAGCTAAAAACACTTGACGGGACAACTGTAGATTATAGCAATCGTAAAGATATTATTACGCTCCCTATATATGGTAATAATTTGCCCGACTGGGCCACGGAGCGACAGACACTTTGGGAGTCTATCGAGCGGGCCGAGAAGCGAAAGGATGCAAGGCTTGCCCGCGAGATAGAATTTGCATTGCCGATTGAGCTATCTGAGAGGGAAAAGTTGGATTGCGTAGAAACTATGTCAAAGGTGTTTTGGGACAGTTTTTATATACCTGTCGATGTTGTGATACATAACAAACCCGACAACCCTCATGTGCATATGTTAATTCCGACCCGTGAACTTACACCTGATGGATGGGGAAAAAAGATTCGATGGATGGACAATAAAGAATTTGTTTTAGGTATAAGAAGAATTTGGCAAGATGTTGCTAATAAATATCTTGAAAGATACCAAAAAAAAATTGACCATAGGTCTTATAAAGAACGGGGCATTGATAAAGTGCCACAGAAACATCTAGGTAAAAAATTTTGGATTGAGATTAAAAAGGCAATTAAAATTGGTATTGATATAGTCCTAAATCAATTTGAAAATGAAAATAAAAAAACTGAACAGGATACCACAGCCCCGTTGCAGGTACCGCAACAGGAACCTGAGAGACTGCAACGGATACAGGAAAAAAAGCGGTCCCGGGACCGCGGAAGGGGGATAGAGTTATGA